The proteins below are encoded in one region of Paenisporosarcina cavernae:
- a CDS encoding endolytic transglycosylase MltG, with protein MKEILQGVGIGLILSGSLFWFMQEEDISHSSNEITTTNKEKIAHLTKQLEERDAQLAEVQLDLLQAQQETTAEPSLSEGTKQEEVPEEDEKSNKVVLVVQPGMSSGEISAILEAEGIIQNKKDLDTYLADNNLSSRIQIGSYTLSKDMTLAEIAKVLTK; from the coding sequence GTGAAGGAAATTTTACAAGGCGTTGGAATCGGTCTTATTCTTTCAGGATCACTATTTTGGTTTATGCAAGAAGAAGACATCAGTCATTCCTCTAACGAGATAACAACGACGAACAAAGAGAAAATAGCGCATCTTACAAAACAGCTAGAAGAAAGAGATGCGCAATTAGCAGAAGTTCAACTCGATTTATTACAAGCACAACAAGAAACAACTGCAGAACCTTCTCTAAGTGAAGGAACGAAGCAAGAAGAAGTTCCAGAGGAAGATGAAAAAAGTAATAAGGTAGTTCTAGTTGTTCAACCAGGCATGAGTTCAGGAGAGATTAGTGCAATACTGGAGGCAGAAGGTATTATTCAAAACAAAAAAGATCTTGATACGTACCTAGCAGATAACAACCTATCAAGTCGCATTCAAATAGGTTCCTACACTCTCTCCAAAGATATGACGTTAGCAGAAATCGCAAAAGTATTAACGAAATAA
- a CDS encoding 5-formyltetrahydrofolate cyclo-ligase, whose protein sequence is MKKQIRESIIKTLSAMHPESRGDQQEQIESLLIQCVKNQPNWQKVGITISHYPEIETRHIIEKLWELGKKVVVPKCTHKTREMDFYEITSFDQLENVFLYLQEPNPQKTTLASKESIDALIVPGIAFNKEGYRIGFGGGYYDRFLAGFKGDTVSLAFTEQLRMDVPVEKYDLPVDMLITSQQVISCKEERNNENFL, encoded by the coding sequence ATGAAAAAACAAATACGAGAATCGATCATTAAAACATTATCAGCCATGCATCCAGAGTCGCGTGGTGATCAACAAGAACAAATTGAATCACTCCTTATTCAATGTGTAAAGAACCAACCAAATTGGCAAAAAGTCGGTATTACAATCTCCCATTACCCAGAGATTGAAACAAGGCACATTATCGAAAAGCTTTGGGAATTGGGAAAAAAAGTGGTGGTACCTAAATGTACGCATAAAACGAGAGAAATGGATTTCTATGAAATTACCAGTTTCGATCAACTAGAAAATGTCTTTTTATATTTACAAGAACCCAATCCCCAAAAAACCACTCTTGCTAGTAAAGAGTCAATCGATGCGCTCATTGTTCCTGGTATCGCCTTTAACAAAGAAGGGTATCGAATCGGCTTCGGCGGGGGATATTATGATCGATTTTTAGCTGGATTCAAGGGGGATACGGTCTCTCTTGCATTTACGGAGCAATTGCGAATGGACGTTCCTGTGGAGAAATATGATCTTCCAGTTGATATGTTAATCACTTCCCAGCAAGTCATCTCGTGTAAAGAGGAAAGAAACAATGAAAACTTTTTATGA
- a CDS encoding YqgQ family protein, whose protein sequence is MKTFYDVQQLLKQFGTYIYTKDKNADIELMQMELKELYDGGILSVREYQTAVLILKSNQTNK, encoded by the coding sequence ATGAAAACTTTTTATGATGTACAACAATTGTTGAAACAATTTGGAACATACATTTATACGAAGGATAAAAATGCAGATATTGAATTGATGCAAATGGAACTAAAAGAGTTGTATGATGGTGGAATTTTATCTGTCCGAGAATATCAAACTGCAGTACTTATTTTAAAGAGTAATCAAACAAATAAATAA
- the phoU gene encoding phosphate signaling complex protein PhoU: protein MRQHFDQSLHELQENLKKMVEHVLVMMSDSVDSLKNQQIEQAVNVIESDKILNDLESLVNKMTMTLIATQNPVAKDLRKILAANKMASDLERMGDLAVNIAKGVIRIGETPLVKPIEHIPQMAERVTEMLREGIDAFISEDNVLAEATALKDDEVDRLHKIVVHDLMKLVPKHPEHTEQIIQLMFVARHIERFGDHITNIAEETFFVTTGNLIDLNS, encoded by the coding sequence ATGAGACAACATTTTGATCAATCATTACATGAACTACAAGAAAACTTAAAAAAAATGGTGGAACACGTTTTAGTAATGATGAGTGATTCAGTAGACAGTTTAAAAAATCAACAAATTGAACAAGCGGTAAACGTTATCGAATCAGACAAAATTTTAAATGATCTTGAGTCTTTAGTGAATAAAATGACGATGACGCTTATTGCAACACAAAATCCGGTTGCAAAGGATCTACGTAAAATTTTAGCTGCGAATAAAATGGCATCCGATTTAGAAAGAATGGGTGACTTAGCAGTTAATATTGCCAAAGGGGTAATACGAATAGGCGAAACACCATTAGTAAAACCAATTGAACACATCCCTCAAATGGCGGAACGTGTTACAGAAATGCTTCGTGAAGGTATCGATGCGTTTATATCTGAGGATAACGTTTTAGCAGAAGCAACGGCATTAAAAGATGATGAAGTTGATCGCTTGCACAAAATTGTCGTCCACGATTTGATGAAGCTAGTTCCGAAACATCCAGAACATACAGAACAAATCATTCAACTTATGTTCGTCGCACGACATATTGAACGTTTTGGGGATCATATTACGAACATTGCCGAGGAAACTTTTTTTGTTACAACCGGAAATCTAATTGATTTAAATTCGTAA
- a CDS encoding LTA synthase family protein, producing the protein MKEFKWPKHSILAIAIIITWIKTYIAYQVGFNMKIENMMQQFILFINPLSFLMLVYGVSLFFRSVKNRNRYLIGTSIVLSIILYLNVAFYRFFSDFITIPVLFQTNNFGDLGTSALESIYWTDILYFADVFILIAVVKFMAIAKESYSMSSSVRRAYFILSAAVLFLNLGLSETERPQLLTRSFDRELLVKNIGTYNYHLYDIYIQSKSQAQRVLADGSELVEVNNYVRANQIDPNPKLFGIAKDKNIIYISLESLQNFVINSEMNGQVVTPFLNELTKDKDTFYFSNFYHNTGLGKTSDSEFIVENSLYGIGGGAVFFTNSGNTFNSFSEKLNDNGYFTSVMHANNKSFWNRDVMYKAMETQKFYDVDSYTIEEGQAVNWGMKDIPFFEQSVDHMKEMPQPFYSRLITLTNHYPFHLDDEDMFIDEYDSNSGTLNRYFQTARYMDESIKVFFEKLKESGVYDNSIIVMYGDHYGISENHNAAMSQYLGKEITPFENAQLQRVPLFIHIPDSGIGKEMTEVASQVDIRPTVLHLAGIDTSKDMQLGADLFSPDHEDFAILRDGRFVTEDYVFAANTCYDKMTGEATDTEACEPYAKRAQQELNYSDQIIIGDLLRFYDDKTGKLLTDGETEDSKDQ; encoded by the coding sequence TTGAAAGAATTTAAATGGCCAAAACATTCGATTCTTGCAATAGCAATTATCATCACATGGATTAAAACGTATATCGCATATCAAGTCGGCTTTAATATGAAAATTGAAAACATGATGCAACAATTTATTTTGTTCATCAATCCTTTAAGTTTTTTAATGTTAGTTTACGGAGTATCGTTATTTTTCCGTTCTGTTAAAAACCGTAATCGATATTTGATTGGAACGAGTATTGTCTTATCAATCATTCTCTATTTAAACGTGGCTTTTTATCGTTTCTTTAGCGATTTTATTACAATACCAGTATTGTTTCAAACGAACAATTTCGGAGATCTAGGAACGTCTGCTCTAGAAAGCATTTATTGGACAGATATTTTATATTTCGCGGATGTTTTCATATTAATCGCGGTAGTTAAATTTATGGCAATTGCAAAAGAATCGTATAGCATGTCATCATCTGTTCGCAGAGCGTATTTTATTTTATCTGCTGCTGTATTGTTTTTAAATTTAGGACTTTCAGAGACAGAACGTCCACAGTTACTTACTCGTAGTTTTGACCGTGAGTTATTAGTCAAAAATATCGGAACGTATAATTATCATTTATATGATATTTACATTCAATCGAAATCACAAGCCCAACGTGTATTAGCTGATGGAAGCGAATTAGTGGAAGTAAATAACTACGTTCGTGCTAACCAAATTGATCCTAATCCAAAGTTATTTGGAATTGCGAAAGATAAAAACATTATTTACATTTCGTTAGAATCGCTACAAAATTTTGTTATTAATAGTGAAATGAACGGCCAAGTTGTAACGCCATTTTTGAATGAGTTAACAAAAGATAAAGACACCTTTTATTTTTCCAATTTCTATCACAATACTGGTCTCGGAAAAACTTCCGATTCTGAATTCATTGTAGAAAATAGTTTGTATGGAATAGGTGGAGGAGCTGTATTCTTTACAAATAGTGGAAACACATTTAATTCTTTTTCCGAAAAATTGAATGACAATGGTTATTTTACATCCGTCATGCATGCAAACAATAAAAGTTTCTGGAATCGTGATGTGATGTATAAAGCGATGGAAACGCAAAAGTTTTATGATGTAGATAGTTATACAATCGAAGAAGGGCAAGCCGTGAACTGGGGCATGAAAGATATTCCTTTCTTCGAACAGTCTGTCGATCACATGAAAGAAATGCCCCAACCTTTCTACAGTCGTCTTATTACGTTAACAAACCACTATCCTTTCCATTTAGATGATGAGGACATGTTTATCGATGAATACGATTCTAATTCTGGAACGTTGAATCGTTATTTCCAAACAGCAAGATACATGGATGAATCAATTAAAGTATTCTTTGAAAAATTGAAAGAAAGTGGCGTATATGATAATTCCATTATTGTGATGTACGGTGATCATTATGGTATTTCTGAAAATCATAATGCTGCAATGTCCCAATATTTAGGGAAAGAAATTACACCATTTGAAAATGCACAATTACAACGTGTTCCTTTATTTATTCATATCCCGGATTCCGGTATAGGAAAAGAAATGACAGAAGTTGCTTCTCAAGTAGATATTCGACCTACTGTCTTGCACTTAGCAGGAATTGATACATCGAAAGATATGCAGTTAGGTGCAGATTTGTTTTCGCCAGATCATGAAGATTTCGCGATTTTACGAGATGGTCGATTTGTAACAGAAGACTATGTATTTGCAGCAAATACTTGCTACGATAAAATGACTGGTGAGGCAACTGATACGGAAGCCTGCGAGCCATATGCAAAACGTGCACAACAAGAATTAAACTATTCTGATCAAATCATTATTGGAGACTTATTACGATTTTATGATGATAAGACAGGTAAACTATTGACTGATGGTGAAACAGAAGATTCTAAAGATCAGTAA
- the rpmG gene encoding 50S ribosomal protein L33 — MRVNITLACTDCGERNYISKKNKRNNPERLELKKYCSREKKMTLHRETK, encoded by the coding sequence ATGCGCGTTAATATCACGTTGGCTTGTACAGATTGTGGTGAACGTAACTACATCTCCAAGAAAAACAAGCGTAATAACCCTGAGCGTCTTGAATTAAAAAAATATTGTTCACGTGAGAAGAAAATGACTTTACACCGTGAAACAAAATAA
- the pstB gene encoding phosphate ABC transporter ATP-binding protein PstB produces the protein MNILEVRDLDIYYGDNRAVKNVRMDIEKNKVTALIGPSGCGKSTFLRSLNRMNDLIPISFAQGDIGYEGLNILSDNINVVALRKEIGMVFQKPNPFPKSIYENIVHALKYDGIKDKVQLQKIVEESLRKAALWDEVKDRLHESALSLSGGQQQRLCIARALAMKPSVLLLDEPASALDPISNAKIEELIVELKKEVSIVIVTHNMAQASRISDKTAFFFEGEIIEYDQTEKIFTNPSEKKTEEYITGRFS, from the coding sequence ATGAATATCCTAGAAGTTCGAGATTTAGATATCTATTATGGAGATAATCGTGCAGTGAAAAATGTCCGGATGGATATTGAAAAAAATAAAGTGACCGCATTAATAGGTCCTTCAGGTTGTGGAAAATCAACGTTTCTTCGAAGCTTAAATCGAATGAATGATCTAATACCCATTTCATTTGCTCAAGGTGATATTGGATATGAAGGCTTAAATATTTTATCTGATAACATCAATGTTGTTGCACTTCGAAAAGAAATCGGAATGGTTTTTCAAAAACCAAATCCATTTCCAAAGTCGATTTACGAAAATATTGTACATGCTTTGAAATATGACGGTATAAAAGATAAAGTTCAACTCCAAAAGATAGTGGAAGAAAGTTTAAGAAAAGCTGCACTTTGGGACGAAGTGAAAGATCGGTTACATGAATCTGCTCTTTCATTATCAGGAGGGCAGCAGCAACGACTATGTATTGCTAGAGCACTAGCGATGAAACCGAGTGTACTTTTATTAGATGAACCCGCATCTGCTCTGGATCCAATTTCTAATGCCAAAATTGAGGAATTAATTGTAGAGTTAAAAAAAGAAGTATCAATTGTGATCGTGACTCATAACATGGCACAAGCTTCTCGTATTTCGGACAAAACTGCCTTCTTTTTTGAGGGAGAAATAATCGAATATGACCAAACAGAAAAAATATTTACAAATCCTTCGGAGAAAAAAACAGAGGAATATATTACTGGTCGTTTTAGTTAG
- the pstB gene encoding phosphate ABC transporter ATP-binding protein PstB, with the protein MSALVKQQNVFEINDLNLWYGNNHALKEINFPIAEKEVTAMIGPSGCGKSTFVKTLNKMVERVPNVKMSGEILFRGQNILQSDVDLVELRKHVGMVFQKGNPFPQSIFDNVAYGPRVHGNKKKQDLMELVEKSLQDVALWDEVKDRLNGPALGLSGGQQQRLCIARALATKPDVLLMDEPTSALDPISTLKVEELILELKKSYTIVVVTHNMQQAARISDKTAFFYMGELIELDDTNVIFSNPKNQKTEDYVSGRFG; encoded by the coding sequence TTGTCAGCATTAGTGAAACAGCAAAATGTATTTGAAATAAATGATTTGAATTTGTGGTATGGCAACAATCATGCCTTAAAAGAAATTAATTTTCCCATAGCAGAAAAAGAAGTTACAGCCATGATCGGTCCTTCAGGTTGCGGGAAATCTACATTTGTCAAAACGTTAAACAAAATGGTAGAACGAGTACCTAACGTGAAAATGTCCGGAGAAATTCTTTTTCGAGGTCAAAATATCTTACAATCAGATGTTGATTTAGTAGAGCTTCGCAAACACGTAGGAATGGTATTCCAAAAGGGGAATCCTTTTCCTCAATCCATTTTTGATAATGTGGCATACGGTCCTCGGGTACATGGAAATAAAAAAAAGCAAGATTTAATGGAATTAGTAGAAAAAAGCTTACAAGATGTAGCGCTTTGGGATGAAGTAAAGGATCGGTTAAATGGACCTGCATTAGGACTTTCTGGAGGACAACAACAACGTCTATGTATTGCACGGGCGTTAGCGACAAAGCCTGATGTTCTTTTGATGGATGAACCTACTTCAGCGCTCGATCCAATTTCAACATTAAAAGTGGAAGAGCTAATTTTGGAGTTGAAGAAATCATATACGATCGTCGTAGTAACTCATAATATGCAACAAGCGGCACGTATTTCAGATAAAACTGCATTCTTTTATATGGGTGAATTAATAGAACTCGACGATACAAATGTCATTTTTTCAAATCCTAAAAATCAAAAAACAGAAGACTATGTATCTGGTCGATTCGGTTAA